The DNA region CGCAACCACCAACGCCTGCCGAGTCCACGCGCGACGTTTTCCTTCACTGGAACCACGGCTGGCGTCTTTCAAATCTTCGTGAACGTCTGTGCCCGATAATTGCAGCGCAGGCATAATTCCGAACAGCAACCCTGTGACAAGAGCAACGCCCACAGTGAAAAACAGCGCCGTTCCGTCTATTTTCACGCTCTGCAATAACGGAATGCTGAACGCCTTTGACGCAGCCAGCGCATCCGTTCCCACAGCCGCCAGCGGCAAACCAATCGCCGCGCCCAGCAACGACAACAACAAACTTTCGGTCAACATCTGGCGAACCAGTCGTGCACGGCTTGCGCCCAGAGCGATTCGCACGGCAATCTCTTTTCGCCGCGCAGCCGCTCGCGCCAGCAACAAATTCGACAGATTGGTGCAGGCAATCAGTAATACGCAGCCCACCGCGCCAAACAACACCAAAAATGCCCGGCGAAATCGCCCGCTGATTTGCGCCTGCAAACCGGTCACCCGCGCGCCAAACCGGTTTCCGCGCTCGGGATGTGCCTGCTTCAACTGCTGGTTGATCAGATCGAATTCCGCCTGCGCCTGTTCGATGGTCACGCCCGGTTTCAATCGTCCGATCACCGCCAGCGTGTTGCCCCAGCGATTGGTTTCCTGCGTCAGCGGGAACGGAACCAGCATGTCCACTCTGGAACCCGGCGAAAACACAGAGGAAAAATCGAATGTCGGCGGCATCACACCAACCACTGTCGTCGGTTTGTTGTTGAGCGAAATCGTGCGCCCGACGATTCCCGCATCGCCTCCAAACCGCCGTTGCCAAAATCCATAATTCAAAATCGTCGCCTGACTACCATTCCAGCGGCATTCTTCTTCGGTAAAGCCTCTGCCCAACTGCGGCGGCACGCCCAATAAATCAAAAAAGTTCTGCGACACGCCCACGCCAATCACGCGCTCCGGTTCGCCCACGCCAGTCAGGTTGTAGCTGCCGTAATCAAAGAAGGCGAAATAGGCTCCCAAATCTTCAAAGGATTTGTTCGTGCTGCGCCAATCCAGGAAGTTGTTGACCTGCGTGGTTTGCGAAGAAAGCCCGCCTCCGCCCGGCGAATTATTCGCAATCCAAACCAACCGCTCCGGCTCGCGAAACGGCAGCGGTCGAAACAACAGCGCATTGACCACACTGAAAATCGCCGTGTTCGCGCCAATGCCCAGCGCCAGCGTCAGCACCGCGATCAAGGTAAAGCCAGGCTTTTTCACCAACATCCGCGCCCCAAAGCGCAAGTCTTGCCAGAATGTTTGCATGATTTTCCTTCGTCGTAATTTTCGGCTTTTCTTTCCATCCCTTGACCGGTTCAGTAAAATGCTTTTGCCCTTCAACAACATGGTGAACAAAGGCAGGAGCAATTATGAGTCAGATGCAACCGGTAGATATTACAAACGGCACCCTCGTA from Acidobacteriota bacterium includes:
- a CDS encoding ABC transporter permease, with the translated sequence MQTFWQDLRFGARMLVKKPGFTLIAVLTLALGIGANTAIFSVVNALLFRPLPFREPERLVWIANNSPGGGGLSSQTTQVNNFLDWRSTNKSFEDLGAYFAFFDYGSYNLTGVGEPERVIGVGVSQNFFDLLGVPPQLGRGFTEEECRWNGSQATILNYGFWQRRFGGDAGIVGRTISLNNKPTTVVGVMPPTFDFSSVFSPGSRVDMLVPFPLTQETNRWGNTLAVIGRLKPGVTIEQAQAEFDLINQQLKQAHPERGNRFGARVTGLQAQISGRFRRAFLVLFGAVGCVLLIACTNLSNLLLARAAARRKEIAVRIALGASRARLVRQMLTESLLLSLLGAAIGLPLAAVGTDALAASKAFSIPLLQSVKIDGTALFFTVGVALVTGLLFGIMPALQLSGTDVHEDLKDASRGSSEGKRRAWTRQALVVAEVAMACVLLVGAGLLIRSFMRLLEVDLGFRPEQAAAWRIETGDRFQNQAQRNAFFNQLLQSVEAVPGVESVGLTDTLPLGRNRSWVLRAKGETYADGQAPVVFPRIVDHGYISTMRIPLRAGRDFTEHDTAESEKVLIINETAARRIWPGKDAVGQVGFLGDQEWKVIGVVSNVRHSELEKEAGMEMYLPITQSGSNSVELVVRTKSATESLAPNVREALRRVDPNLPTTEYQTLGQLVDQAASPKRLVTMLLGGFSLLALVLAAIGIYGVISYSVAQRTHEIGIRLALGARGADVLRQVIGQGMMPVVVGMIVGLIAALALTRLMAGLLFGVGATDPATFAVIALLLGSVALLACWIPARRAAKVDPMIALRYE